One Desulforhopalus sp. DNA segment encodes these proteins:
- a CDS encoding flavodoxin family protein — protein sequence MKVVAFNGSPKKDGNTWHALKMVTDELEKEGISTDIIHVGNQAVRGCLACGQCFKKKNEQCIQTEDPVNEWIQLMKGADGILLGSPVHFSAIAGTMKSFLDRAFYVTGVNNSMLRHKVGASVVAVRRSGGLPTFNQLNNFLCYAEMLLPTSNYWNVIHGAAPGEVVKDEEGNQIMRTLGKNMAWLLKLVEHGKGAITPPEPEKKVWMNFVR from the coding sequence ATGAAAGTAGTGGCATTCAATGGCAGTCCCAAGAAAGACGGCAACACCTGGCACGCCCTGAAAATGGTGACCGACGAACTGGAAAAAGAAGGGATTAGCACCGATATCATCCATGTCGGCAACCAGGCGGTGCGCGGCTGCCTGGCCTGTGGCCAGTGTTTCAAGAAGAAGAATGAGCAATGCATTCAGACGGAGGATCCGGTCAACGAGTGGATTCAGCTGATGAAGGGGGCCGATGGCATCCTCCTCGGTTCGCCGGTACATTTTTCCGCCATTGCCGGCACCATGAAATCCTTTCTCGACCGGGCCTTCTATGTTACCGGCGTCAACAACTCGATGCTCCGCCATAAAGTGGGGGCCTCGGTGGTGGCCGTCAGGCGTTCCGGCGGTCTGCCCACCTTTAATCAGCTCAATAATTTCTTGTGTTATGCCGAGATGTTGCTGCCGACTTCCAATTATTGGAATGTCATCCATGGCGCGGCGCCGGGCGAGGTCGTCAAGGATGAAGAGGGCAACCAGATCATGCGTACTCTCGGTAAAAATATGGCGTGGTTGCTGAAGCTGGTCGAACATGGCAAAGGGGCAATCACCCCGCCTGAGCCGGAGAAAAAGGTCTGGATGAATTTTGTCAGGTAA
- a CDS encoding protein kinase, whose protein sequence is MTTTSNTAIESSRTFTEPIFGESITCLTTNNTYTIGKKIGEGNFGIVYECTDVWNNTLAVKVLKPKGTYEKVKASAEAEFIKLFQLRHPYITFVYDAFEFRDTFYIITERCHGSISEIFEIPDFNGMLWIMPLARHLLQAINYLHLNNYVHQDIHEGNVFAAFVKDDMVTTKDAVIQFKLGDLGVSKLINEIDLENTRAQWMLPPEVLNPKEFGPIDSRIDIYHVGLLLLQIAHSRKIQFTQDEILSGKPRDLALQLATPFNFALEKTLRRHVEYRTANSMEIWRDLNSPSS, encoded by the coding sequence ATGACTACTACATCAAATACGGCTATAGAGTCCTCTAGAACTTTCACAGAACCGATTTTTGGTGAGTCTATTACATGTTTGACCACCAATAATACATATACAATCGGTAAAAAAATTGGTGAAGGTAACTTTGGGATTGTTTATGAATGCACCGACGTTTGGAATAATACTCTTGCTGTTAAAGTCTTAAAACCGAAAGGAACCTATGAAAAAGTTAAAGCATCCGCCGAGGCAGAGTTTATAAAATTATTCCAATTAAGACATCCATATATTACCTTTGTATACGATGCATTTGAATTTAGAGATACTTTCTATATTATCACCGAAAGATGCCACGGTTCCATTTCAGAAATATTCGAGATACCTGATTTTAATGGGATGTTATGGATAATGCCTCTGGCTAGACATTTGCTCCAAGCAATCAATTATTTGCATCTGAACAATTATGTTCATCAGGATATTCACGAAGGCAATGTTTTCGCAGCATTTGTTAAAGATGACATGGTAACAACAAAAGATGCTGTTATTCAATTTAAATTAGGCGATCTTGGGGTTTCAAAACTTATTAATGAAATAGATTTAGAGAACACGAGAGCACAATGGATGCTGCCCCCTGAAGTGTTAAATCCAAAAGAGTTTGGGCCTATTGACTCACGAATTGATATTTACCATGTGGGATTGTTGTTACTTCAAATAGCACATTCAAGGAAAATACAGTTCACTCAAGATGAGATATTATCAGGCAAACCAAGAGACTTGGCATTACAATTGGCAACCCCTTTCAACTTTGCTCTCGAAAAAACGCTAAGGAGGCATGTTGAATATCGAACAGCAAATTCTATGGAAATTTGGAGAGATCTAAATAGCCCATCCAGCTAA
- a CDS encoding RloB family protein: protein MADQLFHRRKAKKAEALRREAQKREPYDLVLIVCEGGKTEPKYLQELCDAFKLSTANIRIVGDECGSSPRSVVDYALTEYRKERRYNRVFCVFDKDRHPTYYEALERIRTVRMGKGDSIHAVTSVPCFEVWILLHFGYTTKAFGSKDSSGSVCVSVIKTLKKHISGYDKGTGGLFSLLKERLPDAMANASRLEKHAEESGSDNPSTKMHQLVGYLRDLKK from the coding sequence ATGGCCGACCAACTCTTTCATCGGAGAAAGGCCAAAAAAGCAGAAGCCCTACGCCGGGAGGCACAAAAGCGTGAGCCCTATGATCTAGTGTTGATCGTTTGCGAAGGGGGCAAGACAGAGCCGAAATACTTGCAGGAACTTTGCGACGCCTTCAAGCTGAGCACTGCCAATATCAGAATTGTCGGTGACGAATGCGGCTCATCGCCACGCAGTGTTGTGGATTATGCCTTAACCGAGTACCGGAAAGAAAGAAGGTACAATCGGGTCTTTTGCGTTTTCGATAAAGACCGGCATCCCACCTATTATGAGGCACTGGAACGAATCCGGACGGTAAGAATGGGCAAGGGTGATTCAATTCATGCTGTTACGTCGGTACCTTGTTTTGAGGTCTGGATCCTTTTGCATTTCGGCTATACCACCAAGGCGTTCGGTTCGAAAGATTCGTCTGGCTCGGTTTGTGTCTCGGTCATCAAAACTCTAAAAAAACACATTTCCGGCTACGACAAGGGCACAGGCGGCCTTTTCTCTCTCCTCAAGGAAAGACTGCCAGATGCTATGGCAAACGCCAGTCGGTTAGAGAAACATGCAGAGGAGTCGGGAAGTGACAACCCCTCTACCAAGATGCATCAGTTGGTTGGATATTTGCGCGACCTGAAGAAGTGA
- a CDS encoding MarC family protein, translated as MLVQTFINFYLKIFFILTPFFVLSAFISLTKDFDESEKRRTAVKVTVGVLLSSFLFFLFGKYIFQLFGITLDAFRIGAGTILFLSSLSMLAEKSATKNQAGDRDIAIVPLAIPMAVGPGVIGMLLVTGAEAETLTDKIIIGIALLFAALSLGLILYLSSRVKRLIGQQGLIILPKVTGLFVSAIAAQIIFTGIQNFLHLN; from the coding sequence ATGCTAGTGCAGACATTTATTAATTTTTATCTGAAAATATTCTTCATCCTGACACCATTTTTCGTGCTTTCGGCGTTCATTTCCCTGACCAAAGATTTTGACGAATCTGAAAAGCGGCGCACAGCCGTGAAGGTTACCGTAGGAGTCCTGCTCAGCTCCTTTCTCTTCTTTCTTTTCGGCAAGTATATCTTCCAACTCTTTGGAATTACACTGGATGCCTTCAGGATAGGCGCCGGCACCATTCTTTTTCTTTCCTCCCTTTCCATGCTGGCGGAGAAGAGTGCCACAAAAAATCAGGCTGGCGACCGCGACATTGCGATTGTTCCTCTCGCCATACCGATGGCTGTCGGGCCGGGTGTTATCGGCATGCTCCTCGTCACCGGTGCCGAAGCTGAAACGCTGACGGACAAAATTATTATTGGAATCGCCCTCCTATTCGCGGCCCTCAGTTTGGGCCTCATCCTCTACCTCTCCTCCAGAGTCAAGCGGCTCATCGGCCAGCAGGGTTTGATAATTCTGCCCAAGGTAACAGGCCTTTTTGTCTCTGCCATTGCAGCGCAGATCATTTTTACCGGTATACAAAATTTCCTTCATCTCAATTAG
- a CDS encoding SIR2 family protein: protein MKVKRKNISLLLGNGPNRSNDSGVSWHQVLQQLALFSNSKSVLKNSEIKPFPLLYEELAVRCVRNGKMESDLKKRVAILMKEMAPNGIHGRIANAGFKHIMTTNYDYCLETAANETVTPANIREENRYNLFRRRQVSNTTVWHIHGEIDKPRTITLGHDHYVGYLQKIKEYLVWERKNISQDFAERHSPFMQKQIDFDHHEDMSHSWVDVFLRDDIHIFGFGLDYSEIDLWWLLIFKEKQKLKARKYTSLPAFGATWFYNIYEEPLSKLTLGKLSILESIGVQIINIEVDRGYERAYHTAFSQLIENAQQPGEH, encoded by the coding sequence ATGAAAGTTAAACGGAAGAATATATCACTACTGCTTGGAAATGGTCCTAATCGGTCAAACGATTCAGGTGTTTCTTGGCACCAAGTCCTTCAGCAACTAGCTTTGTTCAGCAATAGCAAATCAGTACTGAAAAACTCAGAAATAAAACCATTTCCATTACTATATGAGGAGCTTGCGGTTCGTTGTGTTCGTAATGGAAAGATGGAAAGTGATTTGAAAAAGCGTGTTGCTATCCTAATGAAAGAGATGGCTCCTAATGGCATACATGGGCGTATTGCTAACGCTGGTTTCAAGCATATTATGACCACAAATTATGACTATTGCCTTGAAACGGCTGCTAACGAGACAGTCACACCTGCAAACATTCGAGAAGAGAACCGTTACAACCTTTTTAGAAGACGTCAGGTTTCAAATACGACAGTATGGCATATTCATGGTGAAATTGATAAGCCTCGAACTATTACCTTGGGGCATGACCATTACGTAGGATATTTACAAAAAATTAAAGAATATTTGGTTTGGGAGCGCAAAAACATCAGTCAAGATTTTGCTGAAAGGCACTCCCCTTTCATGCAAAAACAAATAGACTTCGATCATCATGAAGATATGTCACATTCGTGGGTTGATGTATTTCTTAGAGATGACATTCATATTTTTGGTTTTGGGTTGGACTATAGCGAAATAGACCTTTGGTGGCTTCTGATATTTAAGGAAAAACAGAAGTTAAAGGCTCGAAAATACACAAGCCTTCCTGCCTTTGGTGCTACGTGGTTTTACAATATTTACGAAGAACCGTTATCAAAACTAACACTCGGAAAGCTCTCTATCCTCGAATCAATCGGCGTTCAAATAATAAATATTGAGGTTGACCGAGGTTATGAGCGTGCCTACCACACAGCATTCAGTCAATTAATTGAAAATGCCCAACAACCGGGTGAACATTGA
- a CDS encoding ATP-binding protein, which produces MLIEFSVANFRSFWEPQKLSLTATPQKDLLENNTFVSPVSGLPRLLRSAVVYGPNAGGKSNFIRAIGFVKKFVISSAKELQEGEEIAFTPFLFNQLGPIQPSEFEVQFIQEGVRYQYGFAVSKKRVTNEWLIAYPEGRAQRWFERTFQSESNNYQWYFGSRFIGRKKQWQEMTRSNALFLSTAIQWNSEQLKPVFTWFQRLFVISHDTLLHPISSVNACYDDERKKQILAFMNEADISISDIQMETKDFSSEDLPSDLPEEIKEDIRLRLNGKKMTRVSFLHPVDGGDSQVSLSLDDESDGTRKLFAYAGPWLDMLSKGRIIIADELDNSLHPKIMRYLLAMFHSDSTNPANGQLIFTTHDTSLLDQDFVRRDQVWFIEKDRSNASNLYPLTDFKPRAGEALQKGYLSGRYGALPYTREANL; this is translated from the coding sequence ATGCTTATCGAGTTCAGCGTTGCTAATTTCCGGTCCTTTTGGGAACCCCAAAAACTATCCTTGACCGCGACTCCTCAGAAAGACCTGCTTGAGAACAACACTTTCGTGAGTCCGGTTTCCGGTTTGCCTCGGCTCCTACGTTCAGCGGTTGTTTACGGACCCAATGCTGGGGGCAAAAGCAACTTTATCCGAGCCATCGGCTTTGTGAAGAAGTTTGTCATCTCTTCTGCTAAAGAACTTCAAGAAGGGGAAGAGATCGCGTTCACCCCCTTTCTGTTCAATCAACTTGGCCCAATCCAGCCCAGTGAATTCGAGGTGCAGTTTATTCAGGAAGGCGTCCGCTATCAGTATGGTTTTGCTGTCTCCAAGAAAAGGGTAACTAATGAGTGGTTGATCGCCTATCCGGAAGGTAGAGCCCAGCGTTGGTTTGAAAGGACCTTCCAGTCGGAAAGCAATAACTACCAATGGTATTTCGGCAGCCGTTTCATCGGCCGTAAGAAGCAATGGCAGGAGATGACTAGAAGCAACGCCCTGTTCCTATCTACCGCCATTCAATGGAACAGCGAACAGCTTAAACCGGTCTTTACCTGGTTTCAGAGGCTTTTCGTCATCAGCCACGACACCTTGCTTCACCCTATTTCCAGTGTGAATGCGTGCTATGACGATGAAAGGAAAAAGCAAATCCTTGCATTCATGAATGAAGCGGATATCAGCATCTCCGATATCCAGATGGAAACCAAAGACTTCTCGTCCGAAGATCTGCCTTCAGATCTGCCTGAAGAAATTAAGGAGGATATCCGTCTCAGGCTGAATGGTAAAAAAATGACGAGGGTGAGTTTTCTACATCCCGTTGATGGTGGAGATTCTCAAGTCAGTCTTTCGCTTGATGATGAGTCGGACGGCACTAGAAAACTCTTTGCCTATGCCGGCCCATGGCTTGATATGCTTTCCAAAGGCCGAATCATCATTGCCGATGAACTCGATAACAGTCTTCACCCAAAGATTATGCGATATCTGCTTGCCATGTTTCATAGCGATAGTACCAACCCTGCAAACGGGCAGCTAATCTTCACTACCCATGATACTTCTCTCTTGGATCAGGATTTTGTCCGGCGCGATCAGGTCTGGTTTATCGAAAAAGATAGGTCCAACGCCAGTAATCTCTATCCGCTTACCGATTTTAAGCCGAGAGCCGGAGAAGCCTTGCAGAAGGGATATTTGAGTGGCCGTTACGGAGCCTTGCCTTATACCAGAGAGGCCAACCTCTGA
- a CDS encoding nitroreductase family protein gives MDLIEAIRTRRSIRQFQNLPVGEDQVTAIIEAAMLAPSAGNQQPWHFIVISDRAKLDAIPTFHPHSKMVLQAPVAILICGDPTGTPWPDFWVQDCSAATENALLAARDLGLGSVWAGIYPVAERMTGFRNLLAIPDHVYPFSLIPLGWPIGEFQTAERFKAERIHRDGW, from the coding sequence ATGGACCTTATTGAGGCGATCCGAACCCGCAGGAGCATTCGCCAGTTTCAGAATCTGCCGGTTGGCGAGGACCAGGTCACTGCCATTATCGAGGCGGCGATGCTGGCCCCCTCGGCCGGCAATCAGCAGCCCTGGCACTTCATAGTAATTTCCGACCGGGCGAAACTGGACGCGATTCCGACATTTCATCCCCATAGCAAAATGGTCCTGCAGGCACCGGTTGCCATTCTGATCTGCGGCGATCCAACCGGTACCCCCTGGCCGGATTTTTGGGTGCAGGATTGCAGCGCCGCTACCGAGAATGCCCTCCTGGCCGCCAGGGATTTGGGCTTGGGCTCGGTTTGGGCGGGGATATATCCGGTGGCCGAGCGGATGACCGGGTTTCGCAATCTGCTTGCCATCCCCGACCATGTGTATCCATTCTCGCTTATTCCCCTGGGTTGGCCGATTGGTGAGTTTCAGACCGCCGAGAGATTTAAGGCGGAGCGCATTCACCGGGATGGCTGGTGA
- a CDS encoding TerC family protein, protein MIQSIGTLPIYLGFTLLVIVLLAVDFAVLKTQGNHRVSAKEAAWWSVVWIAISLVFCAWFWWYLDGLFGREFANEKALEYLSGYLIEKSLAVDNVFVWITLFGFFAVPAAFQKRVLLYGVLGAIVMRAVLIYVGALLLAKFHWILYVFGLFLLVTGVKMLVFSSHDPDLEKNPLLRWMRRHMKITSEYHDEKFFVDKGGVRYATPMFVVLVLVEATDLIFAVDSIPAIFAVTSDPFIVFTSNIFAILGLRAMYFLLSDMAERFHLLKYGLAVILLFIGTKMLLLDIYKIPIGIALGVVGLILLVSVVASLVTSKPSGPQVEKRL, encoded by the coding sequence ATGATTCAATCTATCGGCACGCTGCCCATCTACCTGGGGTTTACACTGCTCGTCATTGTTCTCCTGGCGGTTGACTTTGCCGTGCTGAAGACCCAGGGCAACCACCGGGTCAGCGCCAAGGAGGCGGCCTGGTGGTCGGTGGTGTGGATCGCTATCTCCCTTGTCTTCTGCGCCTGGTTCTGGTGGTACCTCGATGGGCTGTTCGGGCGGGAGTTCGCCAACGAAAAGGCCCTGGAATATCTCTCCGGCTATCTAATCGAGAAATCGCTGGCGGTTGACAACGTCTTCGTGTGGATCACCCTGTTTGGCTTTTTTGCCGTGCCTGCCGCCTTCCAGAAGCGCGTCCTGCTCTATGGCGTGCTCGGCGCCATCGTCATGCGGGCCGTACTCATCTATGTCGGCGCCCTGCTGCTGGCCAAGTTCCATTGGATACTCTATGTTTTCGGCCTCTTTCTTTTGGTAACCGGCGTCAAGATGCTGGTGTTCTCCTCGCACGATCCCGATCTGGAGAAAAACCCTCTGCTCCGCTGGATGCGCCGGCACATGAAAATCACCAGCGAGTACCACGATGAAAAATTTTTCGTCGACAAAGGAGGGGTGCGTTACGCCACGCCGATGTTCGTGGTGCTGGTGCTGGTCGAGGCCACCGACCTCATCTTCGCGGTCGATTCCATCCCGGCCATCTTCGCCGTAACCAGCGACCCGTTCATCGTCTTTACCTCCAACATCTTTGCTATTCTGGGCTTGCGGGCGATGTACTTTCTGCTGTCTGATATGGCGGAGCGCTTTCACCTGCTCAAGTATGGCTTGGCGGTAATCCTCCTGTTCATCGGCACAAAGATGCTGCTGCTCGATATCTACAAGATTCCCATCGGCATCGCCTTGGGCGTCGTCGGCCTGATTCTCCTGGTGTCGGTGGTGGCCAGTCTTGTCACCTCCAAGCCATCCGGCCCGCAGGTTGAGAAAAGGCTCTAA